The proteins below come from a single Ruegeria sp. THAF33 genomic window:
- a CDS encoding CoA ester lyase, with product MDPRLRPYRSVLYIPGSRDRALDKARSLPVDAIIFDLEDAVAADEKENARETLKGALAAGGYGARVKIVRINGLDTEWGRADAEAVRDMDADVVLLPKVNSAADVDALAAITGELPIWAMMETPRGMLNAAEIAAHPLMAGFVMGTNDLAKELQTRFRPDRLPMMTSLGLCLLAAKAEGLIIIDGVYNAFKDAEGLAAECAQGRDMGFDGKTLIHPAQVDVANTAFAPSDDEIDLARRQISAFEETEAQGQGVAVVDGKIVENLHVATAREILAKAEAISALQAG from the coding sequence ATGGATCCTCGTCTGCGCCCCTATCGTTCGGTTCTCTACATTCCTGGCTCGAGGGACCGGGCCCTGGACAAGGCCCGTTCTTTGCCTGTGGATGCGATCATCTTCGATCTGGAAGATGCAGTTGCAGCGGACGAAAAAGAAAACGCTCGCGAAACGCTGAAAGGGGCCTTGGCCGCTGGGGGCTATGGTGCGCGGGTCAAGATCGTCCGGATCAATGGGCTGGACACCGAATGGGGGCGTGCCGATGCCGAGGCGGTGCGCGACATGGATGCCGATGTTGTCCTGTTGCCCAAGGTGAATTCGGCGGCTGACGTGGATGCTCTGGCGGCGATCACCGGAGAATTGCCGATCTGGGCCATGATGGAAACGCCGCGCGGAATGCTGAACGCTGCCGAGATCGCCGCGCATCCGCTGATGGCCGGGTTCGTGATGGGAACAAACGATCTGGCCAAAGAACTGCAAACCCGCTTTCGTCCCGATCGCCTGCCGATGATGACTTCGCTGGGTCTGTGCCTGTTGGCCGCCAAGGCCGAAGGGCTGATCATCATCGATGGCGTTTACAACGCTTTCAAGGATGCCGAGGGTCTGGCCGCCGAGTGTGCGCAGGGTCGCGACATGGGCTTTGACGGCAAAACTCTGATCCATCCGGCCCAGGTCGATGTGGCCAACACAGCCTTCGCACCATCGGATGACGAGATCGATCTGGCCCGCCGCCAAATTTCGGCATTCGAAGAGACCGAAGCGCAAGGGCAGGGTGTTGCCGTCGTGGATGGCAAGATCGTTGAAAACCTGCACGTTGCAACGGCCCGTGAAATTCTGGCAAAAGCAGAGGCGATTTCAGCTTTGCAAGCGGGGTAA
- a CDS encoding sulfite exporter TauE/SafE family protein, translating into MFELNLMFFAVAIPAVIFAGISKGGFGSGVAFASSSILALILTPGQALALMLPILMVIDVATLGPYWRRWSWPDSRLLILGAVPGVAMGAWLYRATDDDLLRLLIGGISVGFVIWHIAQSKGWVRGFARRLPPSSGLFAGLVAGFTSFVSHAGGPPAAVYLLSQRLTKTEFQASTVLVFWVINIAKFIPYAYLGMFTWQTLWADLLLTPFAILGAWLGVRAHFMLSERLFFGLTYVLLTLTGSKLIWDALT; encoded by the coding sequence ATGTTCGAATTGAACTTGATGTTTTTTGCCGTGGCGATCCCTGCCGTGATCTTTGCCGGTATTTCAAAGGGCGGTTTCGGTTCCGGCGTGGCCTTTGCCTCGTCGTCGATTCTGGCCTTGATCCTGACGCCCGGGCAGGCTTTGGCCCTGATGCTGCCGATCTTGATGGTGATCGACGTGGCCACGTTGGGTCCCTATTGGAGGCGGTGGAGCTGGCCGGATTCCCGTCTGCTGATCCTTGGCGCCGTGCCCGGTGTGGCGATGGGTGCGTGGCTTTATCGTGCAACAGATGATGATCTGTTGCGTCTGCTGATCGGTGGCATCTCGGTCGGGTTCGTAATCTGGCACATCGCGCAGTCGAAAGGGTGGGTGCGCGGGTTTGCCAGGCGACTGCCGCCGTCTTCCGGTTTATTTGCCGGGCTGGTCGCGGGTTTCACAAGTTTCGTCAGCCATGCCGGTGGCCCCCCGGCAGCGGTCTATCTATTGTCGCAACGCCTGACGAAAACGGAATTTCAAGCCAGTACGGTACTGGTTTTCTGGGTGATCAATATCGCGAAATTCATACCTTATGCGTATCTGGGTATGTTCACATGGCAGACGTTATGGGCGGATTTGCTGCTGACACCCTTTGCGATCCTGGGGGCATGGCTGGGCGTCCGGGCACATTTCATGTTGTCCGAACGCCTGTTCTTCGGGCTTACCTATGTGCTGCTGACGCTCACCGGCAGCAAGCTGATCTGGGACGCGCTTACTTAA
- a CDS encoding NnrU family protein: MGFVLLILGVALWWAAHLFKRVAPERRAAMGDGGKGAVALALVASILLMVFGYRMTDFIYVWAPPTFLIHVNNLLVLIAIFMMSPAGTKGRVLNKLRHPMLGGFKLWAFAHLLVNGDLASIILFGGLLAWAVVEVVVINKAEPDWTPSEPGTYGKDAMFFVASIVLLGVIGYIHGLVGPSPFGS, encoded by the coding sequence ATGGGCTTTGTTCTTCTTATTTTAGGCGTGGCGCTGTGGTGGGCCGCGCATCTGTTCAAACGCGTGGCACCTGAACGCCGCGCCGCGATGGGCGACGGGGGCAAGGGGGCAGTAGCCCTGGCGCTGGTCGCGTCGATCCTGTTGATGGTGTTCGGCTATCGCATGACCGACTTCATTTATGTCTGGGCACCGCCGACCTTTCTGATTCACGTCAATAATCTGTTGGTTCTGATCGCGATCTTCATGATGAGCCCCGCGGGCACCAAAGGCCGGGTGCTGAACAAGCTTCGCCATCCGATGCTGGGTGGATTCAAGCTGTGGGCCTTTGCGCATTTGCTGGTAAACGGAGATCTGGCCTCGATCATCCTGTTCGGCGGTCTTCTGGCATGGGCCGTGGTCGAAGTAGTTGTGATCAACAAGGCCGAACCCGACTGGACGCCCAGTGAGCCGGGTACCTATGGCAAGGATGCGATGTTCTTTGTGGCGTCGATCGTGCTGCTGGGGGTTATCGGATATATCCACGGCCTGGTCGGTCCGTCTCCGTTTGGCTCATGA
- a CDS encoding DUF1737 domain-containing protein, translating into MAKLYRLLTEEDTSAFCHKVSDALAKGWELYGDPSYAFDSANNVMRCAQAVTKEVEADYSPDMKLGQQ; encoded by the coding sequence ATGGCGAAACTCTATCGTTTGTTGACCGAAGAAGACACGTCAGCCTTCTGCCACAAGGTGTCAGATGCGCTGGCGAAGGGATGGGAGCTGTACGGCGACCCGTCCTATGCCTTCGACTCAGCCAACAATGTAATGCGGTGTGCGCAGGCTGTGACCAAAGAGGTCGAAGCCGACTATTCCCCCGACATGAAACTGGGACAGCAGTAA